One stretch of Dissulfurimicrobium hydrothermale DNA includes these proteins:
- the rho gene encoding transcription termination factor Rho, whose amino-acid sequence MPRTKKENSEQSVAKESSTAQTKGNQSINLADFKKKNITELYQMAKDLGVEVTSGMRKQELIFAILKAQTDKNGGVYGEGVLEILQDGFGFLRSPDYSYLPGPDDIYVSPSQIRRFNLSTGDTVSGQIRSPKEGERYFALLKVESINFDPPEASFGTINFDNLTPTYPDKRLKLETEPDNYSARIMDLMTPIGKGQRGLIVAPPRTGKTMLLQNIANSIAKNHPDVILIVLLIDERPEEVTDMQRLVKAEVVSSTFDEPAQRHIQVSEMVIEKAKRLVEHKKDVVILLDSITRLARAYNTVVPPSGKILSGGVDSNALHRPKRFFGAARNIMEGGSLTIIATALVDTGSRMDEVIFEEFKGTGNMEIHLDRKLADKRTFPAIDINRSGTRKEELLLPKDVLTRVWILRKLLSPLNPVDSMEFLLDKMQHTKNNEEFLASMNR is encoded by the coding sequence ATGCCTAGAACAAAGAAAGAAAATAGTGAACAATCTGTTGCAAAGGAATCATCCACTGCACAAACCAAGGGCAATCAATCCATTAATCTGGCCGACTTCAAGAAAAAAAACATAACCGAGCTCTATCAGATGGCAAAAGACCTCGGCGTCGAGGTCACCAGTGGGATGCGCAAACAAGAATTGATTTTTGCCATCTTAAAAGCCCAAACAGACAAAAATGGCGGGGTCTACGGAGAAGGCGTCCTGGAGATACTGCAAGACGGGTTCGGTTTTCTAAGAAGCCCGGACTACAGCTACCTCCCTGGCCCGGACGATATATATGTATCGCCGTCTCAGATAAGGCGCTTCAACTTGAGCACCGGTGATACGGTCTCAGGGCAGATACGCTCTCCTAAGGAGGGAGAGAGGTATTTCGCCCTCTTGAAGGTCGAGTCAATAAACTTTGACCCGCCAGAGGCCTCTTTCGGCACGATAAACTTTGACAACCTCACGCCGACCTATCCTGACAAACGGCTGAAGCTCGAGACAGAGCCTGACAACTATTCCGCCCGCATAATGGACCTCATGACCCCTATAGGCAAGGGACAAAGGGGACTTATCGTGGCCCCACCAAGGACAGGCAAGACTATGCTGCTTCAAAACATTGCAAACAGCATAGCCAAAAATCACCCCGATGTAATCCTGATAGTCCTACTGATAGACGAAAGGCCGGAGGAGGTTACGGATATGCAGCGTTTGGTAAAGGCAGAGGTGGTGAGCTCCACATTCGATGAACCTGCCCAGCGCCATATCCAGGTCTCTGAGATGGTCATAGAAAAGGCAAAGCGCCTGGTGGAACACAAAAAAGACGTGGTCATCCTCCTTGACAGCATTACAAGGCTTGCCCGGGCATACAATACCGTTGTACCGCCAAGCGGCAAGATACTCTCGGGCGGCGTTGACTCAAACGCCCTTCACAGGCCGAAACGCTTCTTCGGCGCGGCGAGAAACATTATGGAAGGTGGAAGCCTTACCATTATAGCTACCGCCCTTGTTGATACAGGGAGCCGCATGGACGAGGTGATATTCGAGGAATTCAAGGGCACGGGTAACATGGAGATACACCTTGACAGGAAGCTGGCTGACAAGCGCACATTTCCTGCAATAGACATAAACCGCTCCGGCACGAGAAAAGAAGAACTGCTACTGCCCAAAGATGTATTGACCAGGGTCTGGATACTGCGGAAGCTCCTCTCTCCGTTGAATCCGGTCGATAGCATGGAGTTCTTGTTGGATAAGATGCAACATACCAAAAATAATGAAGAATTCCTGGCATCAATGAACCGGTGA
- the rpmE gene encoding 50S ribosomal protein L31 yields the protein MKDGIHPKYQTVKVRCACGNEFEVGSTANEIRVEICSQCHPFFTGKQKLIDTAGRVEKFQRKYGLIEKK from the coding sequence ATGAAAGATGGCATACATCCAAAATATCAGACGGTAAAAGTACGCTGCGCGTGCGGCAACGAATTCGAGGTAGGCTCGACCGCCAACGAGATCAGGGTTGAAATTTGCTCGCAGTGCCATCCATTTTTTACGGGCAAACAGAAACTGATCGATACCGCTGGCAGGGTTGAAAAATTCCAGCGCAAATATGGCCTCATTGAAAAGAAATAA
- a CDS encoding DUF1385 domain-containing protein yields MASLKRNNRRSALKSLVTASLCAPIAVGGQAVIEGVMMRGPKAMAIAIRRADGGIFVKEGKWRSFGRKLTFLKWPFIRGSVVLAEAMINGIQALNFSAQEALAGIDNDGKRTNADNLSNKAIALAMLSSVAVGLCLFLVIPHLASSFLLKILGAGGGVRSFAFHALDGLIKMLIFINYILLIGRMADIKRLFGYHGAEHKAIYTYEANKELCIANAKGYSTLHPRCGTAFIMVVVFVSIGVFATVIPLISFSGTGWYVTGEIILTKISLMLPIAGIAYEITRLADKDAMRRFAAPLIYPGLLIQTLTTSNPTDDQLEVAIEALKRALKMENDQSID; encoded by the coding sequence ATGGCCTCATTGAAAAGAAATAACCGGCGAAGCGCCCTCAAATCATTGGTGACGGCCTCGCTCTGCGCCCCTATTGCAGTGGGCGGCCAGGCCGTAATCGAGGGCGTGATGATGAGGGGCCCGAAGGCGATGGCAATAGCGATCCGCCGCGCAGACGGCGGTATATTTGTGAAAGAAGGAAAATGGCGCTCGTTCGGCAGGAAATTAACATTTCTAAAGTGGCCTTTTATAAGAGGTTCGGTAGTGCTAGCAGAGGCCATGATAAATGGGATACAGGCCCTCAATTTCTCCGCGCAGGAGGCACTGGCCGGCATCGATAACGACGGCAAAAGAACAAACGCTGACAACTTATCCAATAAGGCGATCGCCTTGGCCATGTTGTCATCCGTAGCTGTCGGCCTGTGCCTGTTCTTGGTGATCCCGCATCTTGCAAGCAGCTTCCTGCTCAAGATATTGGGCGCTGGAGGCGGCGTCAGGTCGTTTGCATTCCACGCCCTGGACGGACTCATAAAAATGCTTATATTTATTAATTATATCCTGCTTATCGGCAGGATGGCAGATATAAAAAGACTGTTCGGGTATCACGGCGCCGAGCACAAGGCTATCTATACCTATGAGGCCAATAAAGAACTCTGTATAGCCAATGCAAAGGGCTACAGCACCCTCCACCCGAGGTGCGGCACGGCATTTATCATGGTAGTAGTTTTTGTAAGCATAGGCGTCTTTGCCACGGTCATTCCGCTGATCTCGTTCAGCGGGACCGGATGGTATGTCACGGGTGAGATTATACTCACAAAAATATCTCTGATGCTCCCGATTGCAGGTATCGCCTACGAGATAACACGCCTTGCCGACAAAGATGCAATGAGGCGGTTTGCCGCACCACTTATTTACCCAGGTCTTCTCATACAGACCCTCACCACCTCCAACCCGACGGACGATCAGCTTGAAGTGGCGATAGAGGCACTGAAGAGGGCCTTAAAGATGGAAAATGATCAATCCATCGATTGA
- the prfA gene encoding peptide chain release factor 1: MLSKLQELEEKFLSLESEMSDPKVAQDRERYRKLAKEHADISEIMRVYNDYKDLLRQISDNKALAANDPDPAIREMAKVELTELEEKAAKILHKITLMLLPKDTNDEKNIILEIRAGTGGDEAALFAADLFRMYSRYAERKRWRVEILSSNETGIGGFKEIIALISGDRVYSRLKYESGIHRVQRVPETESQGRIHTSAVTVAVMPEADEVDVDIDPSEIKVDVYRASGAGGQHVNKTESAVRLTHIPTGIVVQCQDERSQHKNKAKAMKILYARILEMKKAAQQAQLTEERRNLVGTGDRSGRIRTYNFPQGRVTDHRIGLTLYRLESFMDGDIDEMIEALGTHYQTQALAGSRET, translated from the coding sequence ATGCTATCTAAACTCCAGGAGTTAGAAGAAAAATTCCTTTCCCTTGAGTCGGAGATGAGCGACCCTAAAGTTGCTCAAGACCGTGAAAGATACAGAAAACTCGCCAAGGAACACGCCGACATAAGCGAAATAATGCGGGTATACAACGACTACAAGGACCTCCTGAGGCAGATAAGCGACAATAAAGCCCTTGCCGCCAATGACCCTGATCCCGCGATAAGAGAGATGGCCAAGGTGGAGCTAACCGAGCTCGAAGAAAAGGCCGCAAAGATACTCCATAAAATAACGCTCATGCTCCTCCCAAAAGATACAAACGATGAGAAGAACATCATCCTTGAAATAAGGGCGGGGACCGGCGGCGACGAGGCGGCACTATTCGCCGCCGATCTCTTTCGCATGTACAGCCGTTACGCCGAGAGAAAAAGGTGGAGGGTAGAGATCTTGAGCTCCAACGAAACAGGGATAGGCGGTTTCAAAGAGATCATCGCCCTTATATCCGGCGACAGGGTCTATAGTAGGCTTAAATACGAAAGTGGGATACATCGCGTCCAGCGTGTGCCTGAAACCGAGTCCCAGGGGCGCATCCATACATCGGCAGTAACAGTAGCGGTGATGCCTGAAGCCGATGAAGTGGATGTCGATATAGACCCTTCAGAGATAAAAGTGGATGTATACAGGGCCTCCGGCGCAGGAGGGCAGCACGTAAACAAGACAGAGTCTGCGGTCCGGCTTACTCATATCCCTACAGGGATCGTTGTACAGTGCCAAGATGAACGCTCGCAGCACAAAAACAAGGCAAAGGCCATGAAAATCCTATATGCCCGCATCCTTGAAATGAAAAAGGCGGCACAACAGGCACAACTGACCGAAGAACGCCGTAACCTGGTAGGCACAGGCGATAGGAGCGGGCGCATACGCACATACAACTTTCCACAAGGCAGGGTGACAGACCACAGGATCGGATTAACCCTTTATCGACTCGAAAGCTTTATGGATGGCGATATAGACGAGATGATCGAGGCCCTTGGCACCCACTATCAAACACAGGCCCTGGCAGGGTCAAGGGAGACATGA